In Streptomyces ambofaciens ATCC 23877, a single genomic region encodes these proteins:
- the dtd gene encoding D-aminoacyl-tRNA deacylase — protein MRAVVQRVDGASVVVDGETVGSIDGEGLCVLVGVTHEDTAEKAAQLARKLWSVRVLHDEKSCSDVDAPLLVISQFTLYGDARKGRRPTWNAAAPGEVAEPLVDEVVARLRSLGATVATGRFGAQMRVSLTNDGPFTVLIEV, from the coding sequence ATGCGTGCAGTGGTACAGCGGGTGGACGGCGCGAGCGTCGTCGTGGACGGCGAGACGGTGGGGTCGATCGACGGCGAGGGCCTGTGCGTCCTGGTCGGTGTCACCCACGAGGACACCGCGGAGAAGGCGGCGCAGCTGGCCCGCAAGCTGTGGTCGGTGCGGGTGCTGCACGACGAGAAGTCGTGCAGCGACGTCGACGCCCCGCTCCTGGTGATCAGCCAGTTCACCCTGTACGGCGACGCCCGCAAGGGCCGCCGCCCCACCTGGAACGCCGCCGCGCCCGGCGAAGTGGCCGAGCCGCTCGTCGACGAGGTCGTCGCGCGGCTGCGCTCGCTGGGCGCGACCGTGGCGACCGGGCGCTTCGGTGCGCAGATGCGGGTGTCGCTGACGAACGACGGCCCGTTCACGGTGCTGATCGAGGTCTAG
- a CDS encoding YgfZ/GcvT domain-containing protein — protein MKSPLLSLPGAVPAEGVDEGVAAHYGDLFREQRALADGTGFVDLSHRGVVAVTGDDRLSWLHLLLTQHVSDLPAHQAAEALILSANGHIEHALYLVDDGSTVWAHVEPGSQEALIAYLESMKFFYRVEVADRTADTAVVHLPAGSIAAAPASAVVRETPYGRDLFLPREELEAFAAQAGPPAGILAHEALRVEQHRPRLGFETDHRTIPHELGWIGSAVHLQKGCYRGQETVARVQNLGKPPRRLVFLHLDGSEVHLPPAGAEVRLAQDGPDGRKIGFVTTSVRHHELGPVALALVKRNVPVDARLMAEDTAAAQETVVEP, from the coding sequence ATGAAGAGTCCCCTGCTGTCCCTGCCCGGCGCCGTCCCCGCCGAGGGTGTGGACGAAGGCGTCGCCGCGCACTACGGCGACCTGTTCCGCGAGCAGCGCGCCCTCGCCGACGGCACCGGATTCGTCGACCTCTCCCACCGCGGTGTGGTCGCCGTCACCGGCGACGACCGGCTGAGCTGGCTGCATCTGCTGCTCACCCAGCATGTCAGCGACCTGCCGGCCCACCAGGCGGCCGAGGCGCTCATCCTCTCCGCCAACGGCCACATCGAGCACGCCCTGTACCTCGTCGACGACGGTTCGACCGTCTGGGCCCACGTGGAGCCCGGCAGCCAGGAGGCGCTGATCGCCTACCTGGAGTCGATGAAGTTCTTCTACCGGGTCGAGGTCGCCGACCGCACCGCCGACACCGCGGTCGTCCACCTGCCCGCCGGCTCCATCGCGGCGGCCCCCGCGAGCGCCGTCGTCCGCGAGACGCCGTACGGCCGCGATCTCTTCCTGCCGCGCGAGGAGCTGGAGGCGTTCGCCGCCCAGGCCGGGCCGCCGGCCGGGATCCTCGCCCACGAGGCGCTGCGCGTCGAGCAGCACCGCCCCCGGCTCGGCTTCGAGACCGACCACCGGACCATCCCGCACGAGCTCGGCTGGATCGGCAGCGCCGTCCACCTGCAGAAGGGCTGCTACCGGGGCCAGGAGACCGTCGCCCGGGTGCAGAACCTCGGCAAGCCGCCGCGCCGCCTGGTCTTCCTGCACCTGGACGGCAGCGAGGTCCACCTGCCGCCCGCCGGTGCCGAGGTGCGCCTCGCGCAGGACGGGCCGGACGGCCGGAAGATCGGCTTCGTCACCACGTCCGTGCGCCACCACGAGCTGGGCCCGGTCGCCCTGGCCCTGGTGAAGCGGAACGTCCCGGTGGACGCCCGGCTGATGGCGGAGGACACGGCCGCCGCCCAGGAGACGGTCGTCGAACCGTAG
- a CDS encoding Fur family transcriptional regulator — MVSTDWKSDLRQRGYRLTPQRQLVLEAVDTLEHATPDDILGEVRKTASGVNISTVYRTLELLEELGLVSHAHLGHGAPTYHLADRHHHIHLVCRDCTNVIEADLSVAAEFTAKLREQFGFDTDMKHFAIFGRCRDCARKGSTTES; from the coding sequence GTGGTGAGCACCGACTGGAAGAGCGACCTCAGGCAGCGCGGCTACCGGCTGACCCCGCAGCGGCAGCTGGTGCTCGAAGCCGTCGACACCCTGGAGCACGCGACCCCCGACGACATCCTCGGCGAAGTGAGGAAGACGGCGTCGGGGGTCAACATCTCCACCGTCTACCGCACGCTGGAGCTCCTGGAGGAGCTCGGGCTGGTCAGCCACGCCCATCTGGGGCACGGCGCGCCCACCTACCACCTCGCCGACCGGCACCACCACATCCACCTGGTCTGCCGGGACTGCACCAACGTCATCGAGGCCGACCTGTCGGTGGCCGCCGAGTTCACCGCCAAGCTGCGGGAGCAGTTCGGGTTCGACACCGACATGAAGCACTTCGCGATCTTCGGCCGGTGCCGGGACTGTGCCCGGAAGGGCTCGACCACCGAGTCGTAG
- a CDS encoding FABP family protein, translating to MIEIPSDLHKDLVPLVFLLGDWAGAGVHDFPGAEKCNFGQEVSFSHDGRDFLEYRSHTWVLDQDGNKVRPLESEHGFWRVDAHRKVEVTMTRDDGVIEIWYGELADQKPQIDLVTDAVARTAASRPYTGGKRLYGYVKSDLMWVGEKQTPEVELRPYMSAHLKKVVTPEDVERWAKALPDDMPDDGIAFFK from the coding sequence ATGATCGAGATCCCGTCCGACCTCCACAAGGACCTCGTCCCGCTCGTCTTCCTGCTCGGTGACTGGGCGGGTGCGGGCGTGCACGACTTCCCCGGCGCCGAGAAGTGCAACTTCGGGCAGGAGGTCTCCTTCAGCCACGACGGCCGGGACTTCCTCGAGTACCGGTCCCACACCTGGGTCCTGGACCAGGACGGCAACAAGGTCCGCCCCCTGGAGTCCGAGCACGGCTTCTGGCGCGTGGACGCCCACCGCAAGGTCGAGGTCACGATGACCCGCGACGACGGCGTCATCGAGATCTGGTACGGCGAGCTGGCCGACCAGAAGCCGCAGATCGACCTGGTCACGGACGCGGTGGCCCGCACGGCCGCCTCGCGCCCCTACACCGGCGGCAAGCGCCTGTACGGGTACGTCAAGAGCGACCTGATGTGGGTCGGCGAGAAGCAGACCCCCGAGGTCGAGCTGCGCCCCTACATGTCGGCGCACCTGAAGAAGGTCGTCACCCCGGAGGACGTCGAGCGCTGGGCCAAGGCCCTGCCCGACGACATGCCCGACGACGGCATCGCTTTCTTCAAGTAG
- a CDS encoding DsrE family protein, with protein MAKKLVIKVTAGADAPERCSQAFTVAAVAVASGVDVSLWLTGESAWFAVPGRAAEFELPHAAPLPDLLDSILAGGRVTLCTQCAARRDLTEQDVIEGVRIAGAQVFIQEALGDDTQALVY; from the coding sequence ATGGCGAAGAAGCTCGTGATCAAGGTGACGGCGGGGGCGGATGCCCCCGAGCGGTGCTCGCAGGCGTTCACGGTGGCGGCGGTGGCCGTGGCCAGCGGCGTCGACGTCTCCCTGTGGCTGACCGGCGAGTCGGCCTGGTTCGCGGTGCCGGGCCGGGCGGCCGAATTCGAGCTGCCGCACGCGGCCCCGCTCCCCGATCTGCTGGACTCGATCCTGGCCGGCGGCCGGGTGACGCTGTGCACCCAGTGCGCGGCGCGCCGGGACCTCACCGAGCAGGACGTGATCGAGGGCGTGCGGATCGCGGGCGCGCAGGTCTTCATCCAGGAGGCGCTGGGGGACGACACGCAGGCGCTGGTCTACTGA
- a CDS encoding DUF3099 domain-containing protein, translating to MYARRRHRYFVMMGICIALFVLAWGVVRLWSVPAAVGMCLVAMVIPPLAAIVANRRGPDDRWWDDPSGDPGSDEWWDELDGKKGPRRQDRP from the coding sequence ATGTACGCGCGGCGGCGGCACCGCTACTTCGTGATGATGGGCATCTGCATCGCGCTGTTCGTCCTGGCCTGGGGCGTCGTCCGCCTCTGGTCGGTCCCGGCCGCCGTCGGCATGTGCCTGGTCGCCATGGTCATCCCCCCGCTCGCCGCGATCGTCGCCAACCGCCGCGGCCCCGACGACCGCTGGTGGGACGACCCCTCCGGCGACCCCGGGTCCGACGAGTGGTGGGACGAGCTGGACGGCAAGAAGGGGCCGCGGCGCCAGGACCGGCCCTGA
- a CDS encoding DUF1416 domain-containing protein, protein MCGAKAGGPDASTIKPGETTIQGQVTRDGEPVTGYVRLLDSTGEFTAEVPTSATGQFRFYAAEGTWTLRALVPGASADRTVVAQQGGLAEVAIAV, encoded by the coding sequence ATGTGCGGAGCGAAGGCCGGCGGCCCCGACGCCTCGACGATCAAGCCCGGTGAGACCACGATCCAGGGTCAGGTGACCCGCGACGGCGAGCCGGTGACGGGCTACGTCCGGCTGCTGGACTCCACCGGCGAGTTCACGGCGGAGGTCCCCACCTCGGCGACGGGCCAGTTCCGGTTCTACGCGGCCGAGGGCACCTGGACCCTGCGGGCGCTCGTCCCGGGCGCCAGCGCCGACCGCACGGTCGTCGCCCAGCAGGGCGGGCTGGCGGAGGTCGCGATCGCCGTCTGA
- a CDS encoding sulfurtransferase codes for MSRSDVLVDADWLQDHLDDPTIAIVEVDEDTSAYDKNHIKNAIRIDWTQDLQDPVRRDFVDQEGFEKLLSKKGISNDHTVVLYGGNNNWFASYAYWYFKLYGHDNVKLLDGGRKKWELDARELVDGTEVPERPATDYKAKPQDTSIRAFRDDVVKAIGAQNLVDVRSPDEFSGKLLAPAHLPQEQSQRPGHVPSARNIPWSKNANDDGTFKSDEELKQLYTDERVDLAKDTIAYCRIGERSALTWFVLHELLGVENVKNYDGSWTEYGSLVGVPIELGAAK; via the coding sequence ATGAGCCGCAGCGACGTCCTGGTCGACGCCGACTGGCTGCAGGACCACCTGGACGACCCGACCATCGCGATCGTCGAGGTGGACGAGGACACGTCCGCGTACGACAAGAACCACATCAAGAACGCGATCCGGATCGACTGGACCCAGGACCTCCAGGACCCGGTCCGCCGCGACTTCGTCGACCAGGAGGGCTTCGAGAAGCTCCTGTCGAAGAAGGGCATCTCCAACGACCACACCGTGGTCCTCTACGGCGGCAACAACAACTGGTTCGCGTCCTACGCCTACTGGTACTTCAAGCTGTACGGCCACGACAACGTCAAGCTCCTCGACGGCGGCCGCAAGAAGTGGGAGCTGGACGCCCGCGAGCTGGTCGACGGCACCGAGGTGCCCGAGCGCCCGGCGACCGACTACAAGGCCAAGCCGCAGGACACCTCCATCCGCGCCTTCCGCGACGACGTCGTCAAGGCGATCGGCGCGCAGAACCTGGTCGACGTCCGCTCGCCCGACGAGTTCTCCGGCAAGCTCCTCGCCCCGGCCCACCTCCCGCAGGAGCAGTCGCAGCGCCCGGGCCACGTGCCCAGCGCCCGCAACATCCCGTGGTCGAAGAACGCCAACGACGACGGCACCTTCAAGTCGGACGAGGAGCTGAAGCAGCTCTACACCGACGAGCGGGTGGACCTGGCGAAGGACACCATCGCCTACTGCCGCATCGGTGAGCGCTCGGCCCTGACCTGGTTCGTCCTGCACGAGCTGCTGGGCGTGGAGAACGTCAAGAACTACGACGGCTCCTGGACCGAGTACGGCTCCCTCGTCGGCGTGCCGATCGAGCTCGGCGCCGCGAAGTAA
- a CDS encoding LmeA family phospholipid-binding protein: MRALRILLIVVVILGGLFVIADRVAVNFAEGEAADKLRTTENLASTPDVSINGFPFLTQAAAGELDDVEVGIDDYEASTGNGAEKIRIGELRATLRGVAFSSDFSSATAATATGTATVGYDELMKATKSEPTDIGPGITAKVVGLSDGGDGKIKVSLQATVLGVELPEPVDVLSSVTVKDDNVEVVADGLPEVGGRQLAESRIRAITDFQQTIDELPGGIALDKVEAAKDGVEITVKGSNVELAG, encoded by the coding sequence ATGCGAGCACTGCGAATACTGTTGATCGTCGTCGTGATCCTCGGCGGGCTCTTCGTGATCGCGGACCGCGTGGCGGTCAACTTCGCCGAGGGCGAGGCGGCGGACAAGCTGAGGACCACCGAGAACCTGGCCTCGACGCCGGACGTCTCGATCAACGGCTTCCCCTTCCTCACCCAGGCCGCGGCCGGCGAGCTCGACGACGTCGAGGTCGGCATCGACGACTACGAGGCGTCCACCGGCAACGGCGCCGAGAAGATCCGTATCGGCGAGCTCCGCGCCACCCTGAGGGGCGTCGCGTTCTCCAGTGACTTCAGCTCCGCCACGGCCGCCACCGCCACCGGCACCGCGACCGTCGGCTACGACGAGCTGATGAAGGCCACCAAGTCCGAGCCCACGGACATCGGCCCCGGGATCACCGCCAAGGTCGTGGGCCTCTCCGACGGCGGCGACGGCAAGATCAAGGTGTCGCTCCAGGCCACGGTGCTGGGCGTGGAACTGCCCGAGCCGGTCGACGTGCTCAGCTCGGTCACGGTCAAGGACGACAACGTCGAGGTCGTCGCCGACGGACTGCCCGAGGTCGGCGGCAGGCAGCTCGCCGAGTCCCGGATCCGGGCCATCACCGACTTCCAGCAGACCATCGACGAGCTGCCCGGCGGCATCGCGCTGGACAAGGTCGAGGCGGCGAAGGACGGCGTCGAGATCACGGTGAAGGGTTCGAACGTCGAGCTGGCCGGGTAG